A single genomic interval of Cryomorphaceae bacterium 1068 harbors:
- a CDS encoding sigma-70 family RNA polymerase sigma factor → MRLFEEGDVKAMNLLYDHYSDALYGVVLRMVGDEALASDVLQESFVKIWKNSRSYDPSKGRLFTWLLRIVKNKAIDSIRKTGRKAEIQTELKIVYKDDASDSTDPTLEHDLNTVLSNLDQDQRELIEHSYILGYSHPEIAEKFDMPLGTVKTRIRNAMKELRSIFGNGR, encoded by the coding sequence TTGAGATTATTTGAAGAAGGTGATGTGAAAGCCATGAATCTTCTTTATGACCATTATTCTGATGCTTTGTATGGTGTTGTGCTGCGAATGGTCGGAGACGAGGCTCTTGCATCGGATGTTTTGCAGGAATCTTTCGTTAAGATTTGGAAAAATTCACGCTCCTATGATCCTTCGAAGGGTCGATTGTTTACATGGCTTTTGAGAATTGTAAAGAACAAAGCGATCGATAGCATCCGCAAAACGGGGCGTAAAGCTGAAATCCAAACAGAACTTAAGATCGTATATAAAGATGATGCGTCGGATTCAACAGATCCTACCCTCGAACATGATTTAAACACGGTTTTATCTAATTTAGATCAAGATCAAAGAGAACTAATAGAGCATTCATACATCTTAGGCTACAGCCATCCCGAAATAGCAGAAAAGTTTGATATGCCATTAGGTACAGTCAAAACGCGAATAAGAAACGCGATGAAGGAGCTACGGTCAATATTTGGAAATGGACGTTAA
- a CDS encoding fasciclin domain-containing protein produces MKKLALVFAFAAFAVTVFSQKEAVMVGGEAMYPKKDIVSNAVKSADHTTLVAAVKAADLVETLQSEGPFTVLAPVNDAFENLPEGTVASLLKPEAKSKLTAVLTYHVLAGNYGFDDIAAAIRKGGGKATMKTVQGATLTFTMNGKHNIVVMDGAGNTANITTYDVNQSNGVIHVIDTVLLPS; encoded by the coding sequence ATGAAAAAGTTAGCATTAGTATTCGCATTTGCAGCATTTGCTGTAACAGTATTTTCTCAGAAAGAAGCAGTAATGGTAGGAGGCGAAGCCATGTATCCAAAAAAGGATATCGTTTCAAATGCCGTTAAGTCAGCCGATCATACCACTTTGGTAGCAGCCGTTAAGGCAGCGGATTTGGTTGAGACATTACAGAGTGAAGGGCCATTTACGGTTTTGGCTCCCGTAAACGACGCATTTGAAAATTTGCCTGAAGGAACCGTGGCTAGTCTGCTCAAGCCCGAGGCTAAGTCAAAGCTTACTGCGGTTTTGACTTACCATGTTTTGGCAGGAAATTACGGTTTTGACGACATCGCCGCAGCAATTAGAAAAGGTGGAGGTAAAGCGACTATGAAAACGGTTCAAGGAGCAACATTGACCTTCACTATGAATGGGAAGCACAACATCGTAGTAATGGACGGAGCAGGAAATACGGCTAATATCACCACATACGATGTGAACCAGAGTAATGGTGTAATTCACGTTATCGACACAGTCTTATTGCCATCTTAA
- a CDS encoding sigma-70 family RNA polymerase sigma factor, protein MHSNSATDQELVRLYLEGNESAFEALLSRHKDRIYTQVYMLVRDEELANDIFQETFVKVIRTLKLGRYNEEGKFLPWVMRIAHNLSIDHFRRSKKMPFVRENDDYDPFAAIPRDEKNVEDQWIDDVINEDVRKLVEELPEEQREVVMMRHYGGMSFKEIAERSNVSINTSLGRMRYALINMRKMIEKHDIKLTK, encoded by the coding sequence ATGCATTCTAACTCGGCTACGGACCAGGAATTGGTTCGACTATATTTAGAAGGAAATGAATCTGCATTTGAGGCTTTGTTGTCAAGACACAAAGACCGAATATACACGCAGGTTTATATGTTGGTGAGAGACGAAGAGCTCGCAAACGACATTTTTCAAGAAACATTTGTAAAGGTCATTCGCACCCTTAAGTTGGGACGATACAATGAAGAAGGTAAGTTTCTTCCTTGGGTCATGCGAATAGCTCATAACCTCTCAATCGATCACTTTAGAAGGTCAAAGAAAATGCCTTTCGTGAGAGAAAATGATGATTATGATCCATTTGCAGCAATTCCTCGCGATGAGAAGAACGTGGAAGATCAATGGATTGATGATGTCATTAACGAAGATGTTAGAAAACTGGTAGAAGAGCTACCTGAAGAGCAGCGAGAAGTGGTGATGATGCGTCACTACGGAGGTATGAGCTTCAAGGAAATTGCCGAAAGAAGCAATGTAAGTATCAACACCTCATTGGGAAGAATGCGCTATGCACTCATCAATATGAGGAAGATGATAGAGAAGCACGATATCAAGCTCACAAAATAA
- the bamD gene encoding outer membrane protein assembly factor BamD — protein MRFIFILLVVLVSSCSEYAKVTKSTDVEYKYTKAVEYYEKGQYSKALSLFDELGTLFRGSDRSQEIHYYIANSHFALEDYYFAAYYYKNFTKTYPRSSRAEEALFKSAYCSYLNSPVSNLDQTDTELAIDEFQLFLNRYPESELKDSTNTMIDELRLKLELKAFDNSKLYYLTEDYKSATVALQNMLVDFPDSPHREEIEFLVVKSSYLLAINSIASKKEERLNATIEHYHKFVDTFQDSDYVKKAEDYYADALRELDKMKF, from the coding sequence GTGAGATTCATATTCATACTTCTGGTAGTCCTTGTTAGTTCTTGTTCTGAGTACGCGAAAGTTACTAAGAGCACGGATGTGGAATACAAGTACACAAAGGCTGTGGAGTATTATGAAAAAGGGCAATACAGCAAAGCCCTTTCACTCTTTGATGAATTGGGGACGCTTTTTCGTGGGTCAGATCGAAGTCAAGAGATCCATTATTACATAGCAAATTCACATTTTGCGTTAGAAGATTACTACTTCGCGGCTTATTACTACAAGAATTTTACAAAGACCTATCCTCGAAGTTCCAGAGCGGAAGAGGCCTTATTTAAGTCGGCTTATTGCAGCTATCTCAATTCGCCTGTTTCCAATTTGGATCAAACGGATACCGAACTGGCGATAGATGAGTTCCAGTTATTTCTGAATCGCTACCCCGAGTCAGAGCTGAAAGATAGCACCAACACTATGATCGATGAGTTGAGGTTAAAGCTTGAGTTGAAAGCTTTTGACAACTCAAAGCTCTATTACCTCACAGAAGACTATAAGTCGGCTACGGTAGCGTTGCAGAACATGCTTGTGGATTTCCCAGATAGCCCTCACAGAGAAGAAATTGAATTTTTAGTTGTGAAAAGCTCTTATTTACTGGCAATTAATAGCATTGCTTCAAAGAAAGAAGAGCGATTGAACGCTACCATCGAACATTATCATAAATTTGTGGACACTTTTCAGGACAGCGATTACGTAAAAAAGGCAGAAGACTATTATGCTGATGCCCTTCGCGAACTGGATAAAATGAAGTTTTAA
- a CDS encoding phage holin family protein → MNMIIKLLLNALLVFALAWALPGVQVEDFWTALVVAVIIGFLNIFVKPILVVITIPVTILTLGLFLLIINAVVIQMAAWLVDDFYVTNFWWALLFSLILSVMNSAFEKSARAEKDEF, encoded by the coding sequence ATGAATATGATCATTAAATTACTGCTTAATGCACTTTTGGTTTTTGCCCTTGCTTGGGCTTTGCCAGGGGTTCAGGTTGAGGATTTTTGGACAGCCCTTGTTGTGGCCGTTATTATTGGGTTTCTCAATATTTTCGTCAAACCTATACTCGTTGTCATAACGATTCCGGTGACGATTCTCACATTGGGTTTGTTTCTTTTGATAATTAATGCCGTAGTCATACAAATGGCAGCTTGGCTAGTCGATGATTTTTATGTAACCAACTTTTGGTGGGCATTGCTATTCAGTCTCATTTTGAGTGTGATGAATTCAGCTTTTGAGAAATCAGCAAGAGCCGAGAAAGACGAGTTCTAG
- a CDS encoding sigma-70 family RNA polymerase sigma factor yields MSSDFYILSILPHAGIIIKICRAYTDTEADFEDYYQEVCLQIWRSKDNFKGQSEWSTWIYRLTLNVCLTLLKKSKKKKQHFSSDHEPVDIPDESQTDFSDESLAMLYTAIRQLSEVDRAVILLYLEEKSYQEISEIIGTNANNIGVRITRIKERLKILLDGKIN; encoded by the coding sequence TTGAGTAGTGATTTTTACATTTTATCCATTTTGCCTCACGCAGGAATCATCATCAAGATCTGCAGGGCGTACACCGATACTGAGGCAGATTTCGAAGACTACTACCAAGAAGTTTGCCTACAAATCTGGAGAAGTAAAGACAATTTTAAGGGACAGTCTGAATGGTCTACCTGGATTTACCGCCTCACTTTAAACGTTTGCCTCACATTGTTGAAGAAGTCTAAAAAGAAAAAGCAGCACTTCTCATCTGATCATGAACCAGTAGATATTCCTGATGAAAGCCAAACAGACTTTTCAGACGAATCTCTGGCAATGCTCTATACAGCAATCAGACAACTATCTGAAGTAGATCGGGCTGTAATCCTTCTCTATTTGGAAGAAAAGTCTTACCAAGAAATATCAGAAATCATTGGTACTAATGCCAACAATATAGGGGTGCGCATAACCAGAATAAAAGAACGACTTAAAATATTATTAGATGGAAAAATCAATTGA
- a CDS encoding anti-sigma factor: MDVKAYIESGILEQFALGDVSEQERQEIECLSKIYPEIKAALEGAELDLEMLAQAGAVKAPSGIKASIMAELSNHDQLPPSAEEKSTRVEEEVVAVPFKSSSTWPVVWAAAASITLLLAFWQFVERGNAETELAAAKEEQEQLLANNEYLRGEVEYLSEDVQDTFDPSFKKIVLESTKVEGSTGVSVLWQKESGKVKINLASLPELPTDKQYQLWVLKDGVPSDMGVLPKDFQDVYLADSQTNDGDAFAITIEPLGGLENPTLDQLVYLGTV; the protein is encoded by the coding sequence ATGGACGTTAAGGCATACATAGAATCAGGTATTTTGGAGCAGTTTGCTCTCGGAGACGTATCCGAACAAGAACGTCAAGAGATCGAGTGTTTGTCAAAAATTTACCCCGAAATCAAAGCCGCTCTTGAAGGAGCCGAGCTTGATTTGGAGATGCTTGCACAAGCAGGAGCTGTAAAGGCCCCTTCAGGAATTAAGGCTAGTATCATGGCCGAGTTGTCGAATCACGACCAACTACCTCCAAGTGCGGAAGAAAAATCTACTCGCGTTGAAGAAGAGGTAGTTGCAGTTCCGTTCAAATCTTCCTCAACTTGGCCTGTAGTATGGGCCGCCGCCGCTTCCATCACTTTACTTTTGGCCTTTTGGCAATTTGTAGAACGTGGAAATGCTGAAACTGAATTGGCTGCAGCCAAAGAGGAACAAGAACAACTCTTGGCCAATAACGAGTACTTGAGAGGAGAAGTTGAATACTTGAGTGAAGATGTTCAAGATACTTTTGACCCCAGTTTTAAAAAAATAGTACTTGAGTCTACAAAAGTTGAAGGATCTACCGGAGTCTCTGTGCTCTGGCAAAAAGAATCGGGTAAGGTCAAGATTAATTTGGCATCACTTCCCGAGCTACCTACTGATAAGCAATACCAACTATGGGTATTAAAAGACGGTGTGCCTTCTGATATGGGAGTGCTTCCAAAAGACTTCCAAGATGTTTATCTGGCCGATTCACAAACCAATGACGGTGATGCTTTTGCCATTACTATTGAACCACTGGGTGGATTGGAAAATCCTACCTTGGATCAACTCGTGTATCTGGGAACTGTCTAG
- a CDS encoding 2OG-Fe(II) oxygenase, producing the protein MKDLQLDPWETRADHLAENDWVILDDFLPTEVLTISRNFLKKKLELDEFKQAGIGALNEFRIEKGIRSDEIFWLERERDSELHGFFTQVDEAIAHLNRLCFLSISGSEFHLAHYPEGSFYKRHLDQFDSRSNRLISMICYLNEYWKPEHGGELRLYAKDGTHQDVAPLPGRMILFKSDAVPHEVLSSKASRYSITGWLLHQPPGLGYLLG; encoded by the coding sequence TTGAAAGATCTACAATTGGATCCCTGGGAGACCAGGGCCGATCATTTGGCCGAAAACGACTGGGTGATCCTCGATGACTTCTTGCCAACCGAAGTCTTAACGATTTCGCGTAATTTCTTGAAAAAGAAATTAGAACTGGACGAGTTTAAACAAGCCGGCATCGGTGCGTTGAACGAATTTCGAATAGAAAAAGGGATCAGGAGTGATGAGATCTTTTGGCTCGAGCGAGAGCGCGACAGTGAGCTTCACGGATTTTTTACTCAGGTAGACGAAGCCATTGCACATCTGAATCGACTTTGCTTTTTAAGTATTTCAGGCAGTGAGTTTCATTTGGCTCACTACCCTGAAGGTTCCTTCTATAAGCGACACCTTGATCAATTCGACTCTCGCAGCAATCGACTGATATCCATGATTTGTTACCTCAACGAATATTGGAAGCCAGAGCATGGGGGAGAGCTGCGGCTCTATGCCAAAGATGGGACTCACCAAGACGTAGCACCCTTACCAGGCAGAATGATTCTCTTTAAAAGTGATGCCGTACCACATGAAGTCTTGTCATCTAAAGCGTCAAGGTATAGCATTACCGGCTGGCTGCTTCATCAGCCTCCCGGATTGGGCTACTTGCTGGGGTGA
- a CDS encoding MBL fold metallo-hydrolase, with translation MKIEQIYTGCIAHAAYYIESNGEAAIFDPLREVQPYIDRAEKSKAKIKYVFETHFHADFVSGHLDLAAKTGAKIVYGPTAKPGFEALVAEDNQEFKVGGATVRVIHTPGHTMESTTYLLIDEDGKEHGIITGDTLFIGDVGRPDLAQHVIADLTEKKLAAHLYDSLRNKIMPLSDDLIVYPNHGAGSACGKKMSKETTDTLGNQKKTNYALNPELSKDEFIDVLLEGLTAPPAYFPKNVLMNIQGYEALDTVIERASKPLTPEAFEFVANETRALILDTRDAEDFAKGFIPNSINIGLEGNFAMWVGEMIRDIKQEILLVTDKGEQEEAMIRLSRVGYDHTIGFLEGGFDAWKASGKEVDSVKRLSPEEFAAKYDEKPLVFDVRKKSEFDSEHVVDAVNVPLNQINDHLAEFPKDKPFMVHCAGGYRSMIAASILKQRGWDNFVDIRGGFKEIAETKVPKTDYVCPSTLL, from the coding sequence ATGAAAATAGAACAGATTTATACCGGATGCATCGCTCACGCAGCTTACTATATAGAAAGCAATGGCGAAGCGGCCATTTTTGACCCATTACGAGAAGTACAACCCTACATCGATCGCGCCGAGAAAAGCAAAGCGAAAATCAAGTATGTTTTTGAAACGCACTTCCACGCAGACTTTGTCAGTGGTCACTTAGACTTAGCTGCAAAAACAGGAGCTAAGATCGTTTATGGCCCCACTGCCAAACCTGGTTTTGAAGCTTTGGTAGCTGAGGACAATCAAGAATTTAAAGTCGGTGGTGCAACCGTAAGAGTTATCCACACTCCGGGACACACAATGGAATCGACAACATATCTCTTGATCGACGAAGATGGAAAAGAACACGGAATCATCACCGGAGACACCTTGTTCATTGGCGATGTTGGTCGTCCTGACTTGGCGCAGCATGTGATTGCCGATCTCACAGAGAAAAAGCTTGCTGCTCATCTCTATGATTCGTTGCGAAACAAGATTATGCCTTTGAGCGATGATCTCATTGTATACCCGAACCATGGTGCAGGAAGTGCTTGCGGAAAGAAAATGAGCAAGGAGACTACCGATACCTTGGGAAATCAAAAGAAAACCAACTATGCCCTCAATCCTGAATTGAGCAAAGACGAGTTTATTGACGTCCTCTTGGAAGGACTGACAGCTCCCCCGGCCTACTTCCCTAAAAATGTTTTGATGAACATTCAAGGGTACGAAGCCCTCGATACAGTAATCGAAAGAGCTAGTAAGCCCCTAACGCCGGAGGCATTCGAGTTTGTAGCCAATGAAACCAGAGCGCTGATATTGGACACGCGTGATGCCGAAGATTTTGCAAAAGGATTCATCCCCAATAGTATCAATATCGGCTTGGAAGGAAACTTTGCGATGTGGGTTGGTGAAATGATCAGGGACATCAAACAAGAGATTCTTTTGGTTACCGATAAAGGAGAACAGGAAGAAGCGATGATTCGACTTTCTCGTGTAGGATATGACCACACCATCGGTTTCTTGGAAGGTGGATTCGACGCTTGGAAAGCTTCGGGAAAAGAAGTAGACAGCGTGAAGCGACTTTCTCCTGAGGAGTTTGCAGCTAAATATGACGAGAAACCGCTGGTGTTTGACGTTCGAAAAAAGAGTGAATTCGACTCAGAACACGTAGTAGATGCCGTAAATGTCCCGTTGAACCAAATCAACGATCACTTAGCTGAATTCCCAAAAGACAAACCATTTATGGTGCATTGTGCAGGTGGTTACCGCAGTATGATTGCGGCGTCAATCCTCAAGCAAAGAGGCTGGGACAATTTTGTGGACATCCGCGGAGGCTTTAAGGAAATCGCTGAAACGAAAGTTCCGAAAACAGACTATGTTTGCCCGAGTACTTTGCTCTAG
- a CDS encoding glutathione peroxidase, whose product MQKITLILALFYTLTISAQNTTNMTIYDFSVPALEGGSIDFKDFKGKKILIVNTASECGYTPQYKQLEELNKEMGDNVVIVGFPANNFGGQEPGSNEQIAAFCEKNYGVSFPMAAKVSVKGADQHELFKWLTALENEDFTGDINWNFEKFLIDEEGNLIHRYRSGASPLDEAILSALED is encoded by the coding sequence ATGCAAAAAATTACCTTGATTCTAGCTCTCTTTTACACACTTACAATTTCTGCTCAAAACACGACAAATATGACGATCTATGATTTTTCAGTTCCTGCCCTAGAAGGTGGATCTATTGATTTTAAGGACTTTAAAGGAAAGAAAATCCTTATTGTTAATACGGCATCGGAATGCGGATATACACCTCAATACAAGCAGCTCGAAGAGTTGAATAAAGAGATGGGCGATAATGTAGTAATCGTTGGTTTTCCCGCCAATAATTTTGGAGGACAGGAGCCCGGGTCAAATGAGCAAATTGCAGCTTTCTGTGAGAAAAATTACGGTGTGTCGTTCCCGATGGCAGCTAAAGTCAGTGTGAAAGGTGCTGATCAACACGAGCTTTTCAAATGGCTGACTGCATTAGAAAACGAAGATTTCACAGGTGATATCAATTGGAACTTTGAGAAGTTTCTGATTGATGAAGAAGGAAATTTGATCCATCGCTACCGATCTGGTGCATCACCATTGGATGAGGCTATTTTGAGCGCACTGGAAGACTGA
- a CDS encoding aminotransferase class I/II-fold pyridoxal phosphate-dependent enzyme: MQDIFDKIKNNRGPLGRHAKESHGYFTFPKLEGEIDRKMQFRGKEVLVWSINNYLGLSNHPAVRKVDADAAAEWGMGYPMGARMMSGHTSKHEELEEQLADFMQKDDAFLLNYGYQGCQSAIEALVDRNDVIVYDSESHACMVDGVRLHQGKRFVYKHNDMESFEKQLERAANWTEKTGGGILVVTEGVFGMAGDQGKLKEIVAYKEQYKFRLFVDDAHGFGTIGENGRGAGDYQGVQAEIDIYFGTFAKAMATIGAFVAGDEQVIEYLKYNMRSQTFAKSLPMPIVVGALKRLEMMRTEPEHKENLWKIATALQTGLRNAGFNLGVTNSPVTPVFLKGTLGEATNLTMDLRENHNIFCSIVVYPVVPKEVIMLRLIPTAVHKLEDVEYTIETFKKIKVKLEAGEYEAAAEIVDWR; encoded by the coding sequence ATGCAAGACATATTTGACAAAATCAAGAACAACAGAGGTCCTTTAGGCCGCCACGCCAAAGAGAGCCATGGATATTTCACATTCCCAAAGTTGGAAGGTGAGATTGATCGAAAGATGCAATTTCGAGGGAAAGAAGTTTTGGTATGGAGTATCAATAACTATCTGGGCCTTTCGAATCACCCCGCAGTTCGCAAGGTAGACGCTGATGCTGCCGCCGAATGGGGAATGGGTTATCCGATGGGTGCCCGAATGATGTCCGGCCACACGTCAAAGCACGAAGAGCTCGAAGAGCAGTTGGCCGACTTCATGCAAAAAGATGATGCTTTCTTGCTCAACTACGGATATCAAGGTTGCCAGTCGGCAATTGAAGCCTTGGTAGATCGTAATGATGTAATCGTTTACGACTCTGAGTCACATGCGTGCATGGTAGACGGTGTTCGCCTTCACCAAGGAAAACGCTTTGTTTACAAGCACAACGACATGGAGAGTTTCGAAAAGCAACTTGAAAGAGCTGCGAACTGGACGGAAAAAACAGGAGGAGGAATCCTAGTTGTAACTGAAGGTGTATTCGGAATGGCAGGAGACCAAGGAAAGCTCAAAGAAATCGTTGCTTACAAGGAGCAGTACAAATTCCGTCTATTCGTAGATGATGCCCATGGTTTTGGTACCATCGGTGAAAACGGAAGAGGTGCAGGAGATTATCAGGGTGTGCAAGCAGAAATTGACATTTACTTCGGAACTTTTGCGAAAGCTATGGCTACCATCGGAGCATTCGTTGCAGGTGATGAGCAAGTAATCGAGTACTTGAAGTACAATATGCGTTCACAGACTTTCGCCAAGTCGCTTCCGATGCCAATTGTGGTTGGAGCGCTCAAGCGATTGGAGATGATGCGCACCGAACCTGAGCATAAAGAAAATCTTTGGAAAATCGCTACTGCCCTGCAAACCGGATTGCGTAATGCAGGATTTAATTTGGGTGTAACCAATAGTCCTGTAACTCCTGTATTCCTTAAAGGAACTTTAGGAGAAGCAACTAACCTTACGATGGACCTGCGTGAGAATCACAATATCTTCTGTTCTATCGTGGTTTACCCCGTAGTGCCGAAAGAAGTGATTATGCTGCGCTTGATTCCTACTGCAGTTCATAAGCTGGAAGACGTGGAGTACACGATCGAAACATTTAAGAAAATAAAAGTGAAACTCGAAGCGGGCGAATACGAAGCCGCTGCCGAGATCGTCGACTGGCGATAA